In the Clostridium gelidum genome, TGATCAGTTTAAAATATACTTACAACATGCATTAGAAAAGGCATATTGGGGAGTTAAGGGCCCCGTTCATTTATCTATACCAATGGACATACTTGATGAACAAATTGAAGAGTTTGAGCTGAATTTACCGAATAATAGAACTCAATTAATATCTTCAAGATTAGATGAATTTATTAATAAACTTAATAATGCTAAAAAACCTGTGATTTTGGCAGGTAAGGGTATTCATTCAAGTTTAGCTTATGAAGAAGTTAAAAGTTTAGCGGAAAATTGGAATATACCAGTTATGACTACTCCAGGTGGCAAAGGAACATTTATTGAAAATCATCCATTATCACTTGGTGCCTTAGGTTTAGGTGGCACAGAAAGATCAAGTACATATATTAAAAAAGATATAGACTTAATGATTGTCATTGGAAGTAAACTATCCGATATGTCTTTAGTTGGGATATCATCAGATAATTATCCAAGAGAAGTTATTCAGTTAGATTATGATGCTACATTTATAGAAAAATCACTGTTTGTTCCAACATTACCTATTATTGGTGATATTAAAGAAAACTTGCAATTAGTATTAGACAAAGCCGGAGCCAGAATAAGAAAAAAGTATAATTTATTAGAAGAAAATTATGAATTTGAAGATAATGTTAATGAAAATGGCCCTTATATTTCAGCTGCTCATGCTATGGAAATAATAAGAAAGGAGTTACCAGATGATGCTATTGTTTTTGGGGATGATGGAAGTCATTCATTTTATGCAATAAGATATTTTAATATCAGAAAACCAGGCACATTCTTTTTTGATGATATATTTGGAGCTATGGGACATGCTATTGGTTATTCAATAGGAGCACAACTATCAAGTTATAATTCTAGAATTATTTGTTTAACCGGTGATGGATGTACTTTTATGCATGGGAACGAAATATCAACTGCAGCAAATTATAATATTCCAGTTACTTTTATAATATTAAATAATGGAAGATTAGATATGCCAGAGAAAGCTATGATACAGTTTTTTGGGAAAACAGTAGGAACGACTTATAATGTACCATTAGATATTAAAAAATTAGGTGAGGCTATGGGCGTAAAATCATATAAGTGTAGTAATCAATTTGAATTAAAAGAAGCTTTAGAGATTTCAAATTTACATAATGAGGCAATTATAATAGAAGTTGTGGTTGATCCATATGAAATACCACCAACTATGAAAAGGGGATAATAAAATGAATAAAGATTATGAAAATGGGCTTAATATTTTAAAACAAATGACAGATACAAATGGTGAACAAATGGTGAAAGCCGTAGGAGAAATATTTCCTGACTTTTTGGAAAAGATGATTTCTTTTGGTTTTGGTCAAATATATGCACGACCAAATTTGGATTTAAAAACAAGAGAAGTTGTAACTATAACTTCTCTTATAACACAAGGTGCATTTGAACAATTAGATTTTCATATAAAAGCAGGACTTAAAGCTGGATTAAAGTCCGAAGAAATATTAGAAATTATTTTGCAATGTGCAGCATATGCAGGATTTCCTAAAGCTTGCAGTGCATTAGGCATTGCAGGTGAAATTTTTAAAAATAGCAAAATCTAAATTTAAAAGGAAATTTAGATGATATTGATGAATTTATACGATCATTTAATAGTTATAAGATATTAGTTTAGCAAGGGCTTATGTAATGTAAGCTCTTATTTTTATGCTTTAATATTTAAAGATTACCCCTTTAGAAAATTAAATTTAAATATTAACAATCATATTATAGGAAATCTAATTAACAATTATCATATTCTAAATATATAATAAATAATCTTTATAAAAAAGGGGAGTAATTAAATTGATAAAAATATATAATATAACAATGAAAACGCCTTTTGGTATTCAACAAGGAAGAATTACCTTTATAATAAAGGATGAATCTTTAACTGGTTCACTTGAAGGAATGGGATCTAAAAGTAATTTCAATAATGGAAAAATTAATGGTAATAGCTTTGAATTTTCAGGACAAATTAGAAATTTAATAGCTAGTATACAGTACACTGCTAAAGGAACTTTAAATAATGATATGTTATCAGCAGCTGTCAACACAAAATATGGAGTTTTCTCCGTAACTGGAAAACTTGTGTCACAATCTTAAAATTAAGTTTTAAAAACAGAACTTGTCAAAAAACTTTCAATTACTGTGAAGAGAATAGGAAGTATCAATAATGAAACAATAACTTACAGGTACAAGCTTTAAAATAAAAGCAATTTTAGATTTTAGGCAGTAAATTTATAAAAAATAAATTTACTGCCTTTTTTTAATTTTCTATATTTAAATTAGAAACGATTCATATAAACATAATATATATTTCAGATGTTAGAGTATAATTTTAGTAGGCAGAAACAGTAATAAAAACTGTATAAATAGTAAAAGGAGATGCGAAAGCATCTCCCAAATACATAAATTATCCATTATAATTAAGTTGCTAAGACTAAATAGAATGGAGTTATATTTATGTATGAATTAAGTTTAAATGATAAAGGAATGACTTTCAAGGAGTTAGAGAAAAGAATTTATAAATATGCTTGTGACGAAGCTTGTAATGCTTTAAAAAGTATATTAGAATTTTTAGATGAAAAACTACTTAATGAAAGAGATAGCAAGGTTTACCGTAATAAAGGTCGTAAGCAAACTTGTTTGAGGACTATTATGGGGAACGTAGAGTATTCTAGGCGCATTTATGAATTTAAACTTGAAGATGGTAAGAAAGCAACTAAGTACCTTTTGGATGAGTATTTAGGGATGGACACTTTAGGAAATGTGTCTATAAATCTCGTAGAAACTATTTTAACTAACGTGACGGAGGTTTCTTTTAGAAAGACATCTGAGAATATTAAAACTATGTGTAATCAAGATATTAGTGCTCAAGGCGTTTGGAACATAGTTCAAACACTTGGGGAAAAGATTAAAGAAATAGAAAATCGTAAAATTGAGTTAAATGACAAAGGTGCATTAAAAGGCGAAAAGGAAGTACCAGTATTGTTTCAGGAGCAAGATGGAGTTTGGCTCTATCTTCAAGGTAATGATAGACCAAAAGGGAAAAATAAAAAGAAAGAGTTAAAACTAGCAGTATCATATACTGGCTGGACTTTACGCCCAGGGAGCAAAAAAGAATATGTGGTTGTTGATAAAACTGTTTGTGCAAGCTTTAGCAATTCCAATCACTTTAAAAAGCTTGCTAGCGCAACAATTTCAGAAAAATACAATGTAGATGAAATTCAAACTAGAATATTAAACGGTGATGGAGCAAATTGGATTAAAGCAACTTGTGAGGATGAAGACATTCATTTTCAGCTAGATCCATTTCATGTAGGCCAAGCGATTATACGTAAGGTAAGTGATAAAAGAGCTCAAAAGCAATTACTAAAACTATTTAGAGAAGGTAAAATTGATGAAGGTCTAGAAACTATTGTAAATATGATGATACTTACAAACGAAAAAGATATTGCATTTAAGAAGCTTACTGAATTATATGATTACTTTGTTCACAATAGAGATGGATTAATACCGTATAAATTAAGAAGTGACATAAACATGCCTACGGCGCCGGAAGGCATGGAATACAAGAATCTAGGCACAATGGAACATAATATTTGTGATGTATTAGCTCAAAGAATGAAGGGCAGAAAAATGAGCTGGTCTATTAATGGTGCAGATAATTTATCTAAAATATTATCTGAAAAATTTAGTAATAGGTTGTTTGATACTGTAGATAAAATCTACAGAAATATTATTTCTGATGATGTTATTGATACAGTAGTTGCAAAACTACCATTAACAGTATTTCAAGCGAATAAAGAATCTAATAAGTGTAAGGCATATAAGTGCAATAGTGCACAAATTCCGTATAGCGGAGCTGCCGCAACGTTAGGTAGAAAAATAGTACGTGATTTATGTGGATTAAAATCATTTAGTGATATTAGTTATAGTTAAATATACAGTATGGGTAGGGAAATTTTAAAAATGCAATGTAAAATAATGGATAATAATTTAAATAAAATTCTTGCCAACTTTTACTTGACTCAACCATTTCAGATTAATAACATCCAAGAATATAATTATTTATGATATAATTAATTAAAATGCCTAATTAACTACGTTTAAGGGATAGTCTTTATTCATGTGAACAACTTTAAGAAATGTGTGAGAAGTGTGATTGGAAATTAGTTTTTATGTATATTTATGGACAACGATGAATAACCCTTATAGAACATAAAGGTTTACCCTAATTTGGGTACATCACGCATATAGATAAATTATAAATTTATCTAAGTAGTTTCCTTTTCATATAATTAAATATTAAGAATCAATTAGTTAACAAGAGAGAATTATAGGACATGGAAAAAGGAGGAGAGAAATGAGTATAACTGAGATATCGGTAAAAAGACCAGCAGCCATGTGGATGGCAGTGATTTTATTCATTGGACTTGGTATTATGGGGTATAAAAGCATGGGGGCAGATTTAATGCCTTCTATGAATATTCCTGTCATATCCATAATGACAACATATAATGGTGCTAGTGCCGAAGATATTAAAAAAGATATTGTAAAACCAATTGAAGATGCGGTATCAGGAATAAGCGGTGTTGATGTTCTTAATTCCAGCGCAGGAGAAGGATATGGGACAGTTACAATAACTTTTAAAATGAGTGCAAATATAAACACCGCATATTTAGATGTTCAGAAAGCAGTTGAAAATGCATCAGCTGCACTTCCTAAAGCTGCAAATAAACCTACTTTGTTTAAGATGGATATGAGTGCCATACCTATTCTGGCAGTTTCAATAAATGGAAATGCCAGTTATGAGGAGCTTTACAATCAATCAGATATTTTAAAACAAAGATTAGAAAAAATACCTGGAGTAGGAAGCATTTCCTTAATGGGTAGTGATAAAAAGCAATTGATGATAAAGATTGATAAGGCGGCTATGGAGTATTATGGAGTGAATATTGATGCTTTGACGGGAACACTACAAGGAGCAAACGTCAATATACCAGGTGGAGTAATTAAACAGGATAACTTAGATCAATCTGTTAGAATTGTTGGCCAGTTTAGCACCATTGATGCTGCAAGAAATCTGTTAATACCTACTGGTAATGGAGTAACAATTCGTCTTGGTGATATTGCTAAGATTGATTTGGAAGTTCCAGATGCAACCACATTAACAAGATTTAGTGGCGAAAAGACTATGGCAATGATAATTGGAAAACAAAGTGATGCAAATGTCGTAGAAGTTGCCGATTCTGTAAAAAAAGAATTACAAGATATTAAAAAAACACTTCCAAAGGGTACAGATGTAAATATTCTAATGGATACAACTACGTTTATTACTTCCTCTCTTACTGAAATAAAGACTAACCTTATGGAAGGAATTATAATAACTGCAATTGTTCTTTATTTATTTTTCCGTAGTTTTCGTTCTTCTTTAGTGGTTTTAGTTGCGATTCCAACTTCACTGGTTGCTACATTTTTTATGATGTATCAAATGCACTTTACATTGAATATGTTATCCTTGATGGGTTTATCTCTAGTTGTAGGTACACTGGTAGATGATTCTATCGTTGTTATAGAAAATATACAGCGGCATATGGATATGGGGAAAAATCCAATAGACGCAGCCATTGAAGGCCGCAGGGAAGTAGGAATGGCAGCAGTAGCAATCACATTATGTGATATTGTTGTATTTGCGCCTATTTCATTTGTATCTGGTATGATAGGTCAGATGTTTAGAGAATTTGGGTTGACAATTGTTGCGGCTACAATGTTCTCGCTAATTGTATCTTTTACAATTACACCAATGCTTTCTTCAAGGTTATTAAAAAATGTAAACAATAAAGAGAAGAAAGTGAAAAAAGTGAAAGATAACTTTTTCACTAGAATAAATGCTAAAACGGAAGGTTCTTTTGAAAAATTTATAGAAACATATAAAAAATCTCTAATATGGTTCTTAGATAACAGGAAAAAAGTTTTAGCCATTGTTATTGCGGGGATTGTGCTTAGTGTAGCACTCATTCCAATGGGATTAATAAAATCAGAGTTTATACCTATTGCAGACCAAAGTAGTGTTACCATTAATATGAAGCTTACTCCAGGATCTACCTTAAAACAAACAGATGAGAAAGTTTTGGAGATAGAAAAATATTTACAAGAAATGAAAGAAGTAAAAAATTATTTTTCAATGATTGGACAAAGTGGGGAACAGAGCACAGATAAAGCTACTGCTCAAATTTATGTTAACTTGGTACCTAAGGGTGAACGTAAAAAAAGTCAAAGTGAACTTGCAAGTCAGGTTCGTGCTTTTGGGACAAAGATGTCTGGAGTAGATTTTAATGTATCAGAGTCAAATTCATCTGGTGGCAGTAGTAAGCCTGTGTCAATTAAGATAAAAGGAAATGATTCAGATACTATAAAAGAACTATCAAATGAAGTTGAAAAGTTAGTAAATACAGTTCCAGGAGTTATTGATATAAGTAATTCTTCAAGTGCAAGAAGTAGCGAACTTAGGGTAAATATAGACAGTCTTGCAGCTACTCAGTATAATCTTTCTACTGCAAATGTAGGTAGTGTTGTTAGAATGGCACTTGCAGGAACCAATGTGGGAGTTTATAGATCAAATAATGAAGAAAATGATATAACCCTTAAGTTTGAAAATGGACAAATAAAGAGTGCAGAAGACCTTAAGTCTTTGAAAATTACAAATACACTTGGACAACAAATTCCTCTAAGTCAAGTTGCGTCAATTCAAAAAATAGATAGTGATCCTTCTATATCGAGAGAAGATAAGCAGGATATGGTCACTGTAGAAGCCAACTTGCAAGGAAGAGTTCTTGGAGAAGTCACAAATGATATTAATGCTAAATTAAAATCCCTTTCAATTCCCAGTGGCTATAGTATAAGCTTCGGCGGAAATCAAAAACAAATGGCAGAGAGCTTTTCTTCTCTTGGACTTGCTTTAATTGCATCTTTAGCCCTTGTTTATATGATTTTAGTAGTACTTTATGAATCATTTTTAACTCCATTTATAAGAATGATGGCACTACCTTGTGCTATTATAGGAGCCTTTGGTTTATTAGCTTTAACTGGACAAACTTTAAACTTGATGTCAATGATTGGATTAATTATGCTCGAAGGTCTAGCATCAAAAAATGGTACATTACTTATAGATTATACAAATACTCTTATGAAGAGAGGCCATAATTTAAGGGATGCTCTTATAGAATCTGGTGTCACTAGGTTAAGACCAATTATAATGACTAGCGCAACGATGATTGTTTCGATGTTACCTGTTGCGCTATCTATTGGTGAAGGAACTGAAATGAAAAAGAGCATGGCTATAGTAATTATTGGAGGTATGGTTACGTCAACTGTACTTTCTCCGATTATATTACCAGTTATTTATACATTAATGGATGATTTAAAAAGAGTTATCTCTTTTAAAAAGAAAAAAGTTCAAAGTCTAGAAGGGGGTACCACAAATGAAGTTTAAGATTTCAAAGAAAAAGCTTATTATAGTGGGGATAGTTTTAGCAGTTGTTGTTGTGGGTAGTATTTCTATCTTTAGTAAAAACAATAAAGTAGAAGTAAAACTAGATGTTAAAAATGTAAAAACACAAAAAGTTACAACGGGAACAATTTCAACAAATATAGAATATGCAAGTAACCTAAAACCTGCAAAAGAGGTGATAGTTTTACCAAAAGCAGGAGGGAAAGTTGCAACTGTAAATGTAAATGTTGGAGATAAGGTTAGTGTAGGTCAAACATTATTTACATTGGAGACAACAGATTATGCAGCACAACTGGAGCAGGCACAAGCAGGAGTGAGTGCAGCTAGTGCTAACTTAGAAAGAACAAGCGACTCGGGATTCACTCAGCAATTATTGCAAGCAGAACAGTTAGTAGGAAAGTTACAAATTCAATATAATACTGTAAAAGACAGTTATGACAGAACACAAACTTTATATTCAGCAGAAGCAGTACCTAAAAAGGAGCTAGATGATTCAAAAGCACAGTATGATGCTATAACTATAGACTTGAAAAATGCTGAAGATAACTTAAATCTGCTAAAGAGTAAATCAGGACCTCAAGCTACAAAAGCTGCAGAAGCTGCAGTAGAACAAGCTCAAGCAGGAGTTAATTCGGTGCAAAATCAGATAAATAATGCTACCATTACTGCGCCAATAGCTGGGGTTGTGTCAGAAAAAGCTGTAGAAGTAGGACAACTTGCTAGTGGGCAGTCAGGTTCAGTTACTGTTATAGATTATAGTAATTTAACAGCAGAAATAAATATTCCTGACAAAATGCTTGCACAGATTCAAGTGGGGCAATCTGTACAAGTTGATATAAATGCATTACCAGATAAAAAAATAGTCGGGGTAATAGATAATATAAGTCCAAATACAAGTTCTAAAAACAACTTCTATGTTGTCAAAGTTAAAATTGATAATTCTAATGATGATATAAAATCAGGTATGTTTGCAAAAATATCTTTGTCAGCTGAAAATAAAAGCAACATTTTGATGGTTCCAAATGAAACAATTAAAATGGAAAATGGTGTGAATTATCTTTATACAGTGGATAATGGCCAGGTTAAAAAAATATCTATTGAAACTGGAATTTCAAATGAGAAATTTACAGAAATAACAAGCAGTATAGAAGAAGGTTTGGATGTCATTACAGAAGGACAAAATTTATTAAGTGATGGAGAAAAAGTAAATTTGGTGGAGTAAGGATTTAAACTAAGCCAATATCTTCAACAGCAGAACCATTAATAAAGACCAAAAAAACTATTAAGGTTATGAAATTGTGTTGAAGAACTTTTATGTATATTGCTTGAAATTTAATTACTAATAAAAATTAAGCACTATAGTTGAATTATTTTTATCAAGGTTTAAGCATCTGCTGAATAAAGCAGGTGCTTTTCTCATTAGATATAGATAATCTCTGGAATGATGAATACAGTATTATAAAAATTTTCTTTAACAAGAAATTATATTTTACTAGACAATTAGAAACTGAATTAAATAAGCGAGAAGACAATGCACCAATATGTACTAGTGAACCTGAAGTCAAGCTTGATAGTTTTAAGATAGATGTAGGAGTTATGGATTATAACTTTGAGATAAATGGTATATTAGGAATAGAATAAATTTTATCTATTTAGGCAATATAATATTAGTAATATAATTTAACACAAGGATAAGAGTGGAGGTTAGAATGAAAATAGTAAGTAAAGCAGTTTCATTGGCTATGGTTACTTTAATTATTTTTATATCAATAAGCACTACTAATATTAATACATATGCTTGCCTGAATTTAAGCTCAAATAATAGAAATGTAGTAAATGCTGCAGTAATATTTTTTAGAATGGATGATCCATTTACCATGAAGACTGCAGAAAGTTTAGAAAATATTGCAAAAGATAATAAGAATAACATTAAATTTACTTTCTTTGATCCTAAAAATAATATAGCTGTACAAAATGAAATGTTAGATTCTGTTGTCAAAAGTAATTATGATCTGATTATATTATATTTATCAAATAATAAACAAGATGTTGTAGCAGATGTTATTAATAGAGTTAAAACCAAAAACAAACCATTAATATTAATGAATATTCCTACAGATGTAATATCAAATGTATATAATCTCTACAATAAGATAGCATTTGTAACACCAGATTCTAAGAAAGCAGGCGTAGCGGAAGGTAAAATTATTGCTGATTTATGGAATAGTAATAAGATGGATATAGATAAAAATCGTGATAATGTACTGCAATATGTTTTACTGCAGGGTCCCACTAATGATCCACAGGTAGTTGATAGAAGTAAATATGCAATTTCAACAATTAATGATTCGGGAATAAAAACAGAGCAGCTTATAGCGATAAATGCT is a window encoding:
- a CDS encoding thiamine pyrophosphate-binding protein, with the translated sequence MKSIAYILVSNFRKWGIGHVFGIPGRPLASLIMELDKQDINFILSKHESGAGYEAAGYSLMNKKLGVAIVTSGPGGTNLLTAAGQAKAYHVPVLFITGQQSMHNAGKAIGQDSTIFGTDLVKMFEPVTKFSARVERADQFKIYLQHALEKAYWGVKGPVHLSIPMDILDEQIEEFELNLPNNRTQLISSRLDEFINKLNNAKKPVILAGKGIHSSLAYEEVKSLAENWNIPVMTTPGGKGTFIENHPLSLGALGLGGTERSSTYIKKDIDLMIVIGSKLSDMSLVGISSDNYPREVIQLDYDATFIEKSLFVPTLPIIGDIKENLQLVLDKAGARIRKKYNLLEENYEFEDNVNENGPYISAAHAMEIIRKELPDDAIVFGDDGSHSFYAIRYFNIRKPGTFFFDDIFGAMGHAIGYSIGAQLSSYNSRIICLTGDGCTFMHGNEISTAANYNIPVTFIILNNGRLDMPEKAMIQFFGKTVGTTYNVPLDIKKLGEAMGVKSYKCSNQFELKEALEISNLHNEAIIIEVVVDPYEIPPTMKRG
- a CDS encoding ISLre2 family transposase; the encoded protein is MYELSLNDKGMTFKELEKRIYKYACDEACNALKSILEFLDEKLLNERDSKVYRNKGRKQTCLRTIMGNVEYSRRIYEFKLEDGKKATKYLLDEYLGMDTLGNVSINLVETILTNVTEVSFRKTSENIKTMCNQDISAQGVWNIVQTLGEKIKEIENRKIELNDKGALKGEKEVPVLFQEQDGVWLYLQGNDRPKGKNKKKELKLAVSYTGWTLRPGSKKEYVVVDKTVCASFSNSNHFKKLASATISEKYNVDEIQTRILNGDGANWIKATCEDEDIHFQLDPFHVGQAIIRKVSDKRAQKQLLKLFREGKIDEGLETIVNMMILTNEKDIAFKKLTELYDYFVHNRDGLIPYKLRSDINMPTAPEGMEYKNLGTMEHNICDVLAQRMKGRKMSWSINGADNLSKILSEKFSNRLFDTVDKIYRNIISDDVIDTVVAKLPLTVFQANKESNKCKAYKCNSAQIPYSGAAATLGRKIVRDLCGLKSFSDISYS
- a CDS encoding efflux RND transporter permease subunit — translated: MSITEISVKRPAAMWMAVILFIGLGIMGYKSMGADLMPSMNIPVISIMTTYNGASAEDIKKDIVKPIEDAVSGISGVDVLNSSAGEGYGTVTITFKMSANINTAYLDVQKAVENASAALPKAANKPTLFKMDMSAIPILAVSINGNASYEELYNQSDILKQRLEKIPGVGSISLMGSDKKQLMIKIDKAAMEYYGVNIDALTGTLQGANVNIPGGVIKQDNLDQSVRIVGQFSTIDAARNLLIPTGNGVTIRLGDIAKIDLEVPDATTLTRFSGEKTMAMIIGKQSDANVVEVADSVKKELQDIKKTLPKGTDVNILMDTTTFITSSLTEIKTNLMEGIIITAIVLYLFFRSFRSSLVVLVAIPTSLVATFFMMYQMHFTLNMLSLMGLSLVVGTLVDDSIVVIENIQRHMDMGKNPIDAAIEGRREVGMAAVAITLCDIVVFAPISFVSGMIGQMFREFGLTIVAATMFSLIVSFTITPMLSSRLLKNVNNKEKKVKKVKDNFFTRINAKTEGSFEKFIETYKKSLIWFLDNRKKVLAIVIAGIVLSVALIPMGLIKSEFIPIADQSSVTINMKLTPGSTLKQTDEKVLEIEKYLQEMKEVKNYFSMIGQSGEQSTDKATAQIYVNLVPKGERKKSQSELASQVRAFGTKMSGVDFNVSESNSSGGSSKPVSIKIKGNDSDTIKELSNEVEKLVNTVPGVIDISNSSSARSSELRVNIDSLAATQYNLSTANVGSVVRMALAGTNVGVYRSNNEENDITLKFENGQIKSAEDLKSLKITNTLGQQIPLSQVASIQKIDSDPSISREDKQDMVTVEANLQGRVLGEVTNDINAKLKSLSIPSGYSISFGGNQKQMAESFSSLGLALIASLALVYMILVVLYESFLTPFIRMMALPCAIIGAFGLLALTGQTLNLMSMIGLIMLEGLASKNGTLLIDYTNTLMKRGHNLRDALIESGVTRLRPIIMTSATMIVSMLPVALSIGEGTEMKKSMAIVIIGGMVTSTVLSPIILPVIYTLMDDLKRVISFKKKKVQSLEGGTTNEV
- a CDS encoding efflux RND transporter periplasmic adaptor subunit, with protein sequence MKFKISKKKLIIVGIVLAVVVVGSISIFSKNNKVEVKLDVKNVKTQKVTTGTISTNIEYASNLKPAKEVIVLPKAGGKVATVNVNVGDKVSVGQTLFTLETTDYAAQLEQAQAGVSAASANLERTSDSGFTQQLLQAEQLVGKLQIQYNTVKDSYDRTQTLYSAEAVPKKELDDSKAQYDAITIDLKNAEDNLNLLKSKSGPQATKAAEAAVEQAQAGVNSVQNQINNATITAPIAGVVSEKAVEVGQLASGQSGSVTVIDYSNLTAEINIPDKMLAQIQVGQSVQVDINALPDKKIVGVIDNISPNTSSKNNFYVVKVKIDNSNDDIKSGMFAKISLSAENKSNILMVPNETIKMENGVNYLYTVDNGQVKKISIETGISNEKFTEITSSIEEGLDVITEGQNLLSDGEKVNLVE
- a CDS encoding galactose ABC transporter substrate-binding protein, with product MKIVSKAVSLAMVTLIIFISISTTNINTYACLNLSSNNRNVVNAAVIFFRMDDPFTMKTAESLENIAKDNKNNIKFTFFDPKNNIAVQNEMLDSVVKSNYDLIILYLSNNKQDVVADVINRVKTKNKPLILMNIPTDVISNVYNLYNKIAFVTPDSKKAGVAEGKIIADLWNSNKMDIDKNRDNVLQYVLLQGPTNDPQVVDRSKYAISTINDSGIKTEQLIAINAGWYKDLAKDSIESLFLKYSDQIEAIISNNDAMAIGAIEALQKYGYNTGDKSRNIAVVGIDGLQEAIDLIDKGSMSGTVIQDSNVLAEVLYNVGMNLYNNLNPIENTNYQIENREIIIPYPYDVYTGKLNNQ
- a CDS encoding carboxymuconolactone decarboxylase family protein, with product MNKDYENGLNILKQMTDTNGEQMVKAVGEIFPDFLEKMISFGFGQIYARPNLDLKTREVVTITSLITQGAFEQLDFHIKAGLKAGLKSEEILEIILQCAAYAGFPKACSALGIAGEIFKNSKI